In a single window of the Rhopalosiphum padi isolate XX-2018 chromosome 1, ASM2088224v1, whole genome shotgun sequence genome:
- the LOC132923933 gene encoding U1 small nuclear ribonucleoprotein 70 kDa, which produces MTQFLPPNLLALFAPRDPVPYLPPVAKLPHEKKTRGYLGVGSFMDLFEDPEDTPPPTKIETREERLERRRREKAEQVAYKLEQEIALWEPHSVANATTDPFKTLFVARINYDTSESKLRREFELYGPIKKIVVTHNKIDGKPRGYAFIEYEYERDMHSAYKHADGKKIDGRRVLVDVERARTVKGWLPRRLGGGLGGTRRGGPEVNLKHSGREDNERERERYAREMAGSRSGRSVTTERDRERDYRDRDRDREREPRRPRSRDRERKRHRSKSRSRERKRRRSRDRARDVEYDEVEEVPVSKSRDKDHDRERKRKRSRSRDRERKKDRKERDHHRRDKSKDRRDKHDKDNSERDDKIHIKQEPVDEYDSNYDNYNNDYDNYNSPHDEYDPDMVKKEEPDEENSNGGRYSNNMI; this is translated from the exons GGATACTTAGGCGTCGGGAGTTTTATGGATTTGTTCGAA GACCCTGAAGACACGCCTCCTCCAACAAAAATTGAAACCCGAGAAGAACGACTAGAGCGCCGTCGTCGCGAAAAGGCTGAACAGGTGGCGTACAAATTAGAACAAGAAATTGCTCTAT GGGAACCACATTCAGTTGCGAATGCTACAACAGATCCattcaaaacattatttgttgCTAGAATT aATTATGATACATCTGAATCAAAATTACGAAGAGAATTTGAACTTTATGGTCCTATAaaaaag attGTTGTCACACATAATAAGATTGATGGTAAACCGAGAGGGTATGCTTTCATTGAGTACGAATATGAACGTGATATGCATT ctgCATATAAACATGCTGATGGAAAAAAGATTGATGGACGAAGAGTATTGGTGGATGTTGAGAGAGCACGCACAGTCAAAGGATGGCTTCCCAGAAGattag gagGTGGATTAGGGGGTACAAGACGAGGTGGACCAGAAGTAAATTTGAAACATTCAGGTAGGGAAGATAATGAACGAGAAAGAGAAAGGTATGCCCGTGAAATGGCCGGTAGTCGTTCTGGACGTAGTGTTACTACAGAAAGAGATCGTGAACGTGATTATCGTGATCGAGATAGAGATCGTGAACGTGAACCAAGACGTCCTCGTAGTAGAGACCGTGAAAGAAAACGTCACCGTTCTAAGtc ACGTTCACGTGAACGCAAGAGACGTCGTAGTAGAGACCGTGCTAGAGATGTAGAGTATGATGAAGTTGAAGAGGTTCCTGTTTCTAAATCTAGAGATAAAGATCATGATCGTGAAAGAAAAAGGAAACGTAGTCGGTCTAGGGACCGTGAACGTAAGAAGGATCGCAAAGAAAGAGATCATCATCGCCGAGACAA GAGTAAAGATCGCCGTGACAAACATGATAAAGACAACTCTGAACGTGATGACAAAATTCACATTAAACAAGAACCTGTTGAtg aatatgacAGCAATTATGACAATTACAATAATGACTATGATAATTACAACAGTCCTCATGATGAATATGATCCAGATATGGTCAAAAAGGAAGAACCCGATGAAGAAAATTCAAATGGTGGccgttatagtaataatatgatttaa